The window CCGTCGACAAACGTTCCTGAATATCCACCACCAGCAAAACGCTATTATCCGCGTCCAATAAATTGGGATGCATCGTCATCGAAATTAGCCGTGCTTCATGATGCGCGCTCGGTCTCGCTGCCAATCCTTGTCTTTGGAAGCTGCGCGCTTGTCGTGCAATTTTTTACCTTTCGCCAGACCGATTTTCAGCTTGGCGCGGCCCTTGATCCAATACATCGATAGCGGAATCAGGGTGTAGCCTTTGCGTTCCACCGAGCCGATCAGCTTGTTCAATTCACGTCGGTGTAACAATAATTTTTTCTTGCGTACCGCGTCCGGATTGACGTGGGTGGACGCCGACAATAAAGCCGACACATGCGCCCCACTCAGCCAAGCCTCGCCGCGTCTGATCTCGACATAGCTCTCTTTCAGCTGGATCCGGCCGTCACGCAAGCTTTTCACTTCCCAGCCCTCCAACACCAAACCGGCTTCGAAAGTCTCGTCTATGGTGTACTCGTGGGAAGCCTGACGATTGACCGCGATGGTGTTATCGGTGGCTTTGTTGTCCTTCTTGGATTTTTTGGCTGCCATTCTGTAGCGAAGTTTTTTTAAACTGACTGAAAACGTGAATTTTGATATTTTACTCACACACCCGTTAAATAACGATATAAAAACACAAGGGCTCCCCAACATGACCGATAAAACCCCATCCATCCACGGCGAATGGTCCTCCCGCTTCGCCTTTATTCTGGCCGCCACCGGTTCGGCGGTCGGTTTGGGTAATATCTGGAAATTTCCTTACATCACCGGCCAAAACGGTGGCGGCGCTTTTGTGATCGTGTATTTAATCTGCGTGGCAGCCATCGGCATACCGATCATGATTGCGGAAATCATGATGGGCCGACGCGGCCGGCAAAGCCCGATCAACACCATGCAAACCTTGGCCGAAGAAGCCAAAGTTGATCCACGTTGGGGCTATTTGGGCTGGATGGGCATGATCGCCGGTTTTTTAATCCTGGCCTACTATAGCGTGATTGCCGGCTGGTCGATGGCTTATATCTTTAAAGCATTCTTCGGCGGCTTCTTCGGTACCGACGCCGGCGAAGTGAAGGAAATGTTCGCCAATTTGATGGCCAGCCCGATCCAGCAGATTTTCTGGCACACCGTGTTCATGTTCATCACCATGCAAGTGGTGATGCGCGGGGTGAAAGGCGGCCTGGAAAAAGCCGTGCGCTTTTTAATGCCGGCCTTATTTGTGATCCTGATTATTTTGGTGGCTTATGCGATGGCTTCCGGCTCCTATGCGCAAGGCATCCACTTTTTGTTCAGCCCCGATTTCAGCAAAATCAACGCCGACGCGGTGCTGACCGCGATGGGCCACGCCTTTTTTACGTTAAGCTTGGGCATGGGCGCGATCATGGTTTACGGCTCTTACCTGCCCAGCCATGTCTCGATTGCCAAAACTACCTTTTTTATTGCCGGCGCGGATACCGCGGTAGCCTTGCTGGCCGGCATCGCCATTTTTCCCTTGGTGTTTGCCAACCAACTGGAAGTTGCCACCGGACCGGGCCTGATCTTTCAAACACTGCCGTTAGCCTTTGGTCACATGAGTGGCGGTTGGTTATTCGGCGTCCTGTTTTTTGTACTGCTGTTTTTCGCCGCCCTCACCTCGTCAATTTCTTTGATTGAACCGGCCGTGGCCTGGCTGGTGGAAAACAAAAATATTGCTAGGCAAAAAGCCTGCGTCTGGGCAGGCACCGCTTGCTGGGGCTTGGGCGTGGCGGTGGTGTTTTCCTTCAACATCTGGTCCGGTTTCAAAATCTTCGATAAAAATCTGTTCGAACTACTGGATTACCTGACCGCCAACCTGATGCTGCCTTTGGGCGGTTTGTGCATCGCGGTGTTTGCCGGCTGGATGATGAAACAAGCCCATGCGGAGCAGGAACTGGAACTGCCGACGCAAGGCTTTCAGGCTTGGCAATTTCTAATCAAATACGTAGCGCCGGCAGCAGTGTTCATCGTCTTCTTACATGTACTCGGGGTGCTGTAAATGATCACGGTTGTACAAAAAAGCGCCTTGGTCAAATTCTCCGCTAAACAAATGTTTGATCTGGTAGATGATATCGAGTCGTATCCCAAGTTCTTACCTTGGTGTTCCGGCAGCAAAATATTGAAACGCGAAGGCAACATCGTCGAAGGGCAAATCGACATCGCCAAGGCCGGCTTTCATAAATCCTTTACCACCCGCAATAAAGTCGATCAAGGCGGCAGAATCCAGATCAGCTTGCTGGACGGGCCGTTTTCCTCGCTAGAGGGCTTTTGGAGCTTCATGCCGCTACGCGAAGACGCCAGCAAAATCTCACTGGACCTGGAATTCGAAATCTCCGGCATGCTGGCTAACTTGGCCTTCGGCCCGGTGTTTAATCAAATCTGCAACACCATGGTCACCTCCTTCACGCAGCGCGCCAAAGCCTTGTATGGCGGATGAAATGATCGCGGTGGAAGTGGCTTACGCCACGCCGGATCAGCAATTGCTTATCCCTGTCAGCCTGGCGGCAAACTCCACCGTCGAACAAGCCATAGAAGCTTCCGGCATCTTGCGGGAGTTTCCGGAGATTGATTTAAGTCAACAGAAGGTGGGGATTTTTGGGCAGGTTTGCGGTTTGGACAAGTCCCTCAGCGCAGAAGATCGCGTCGAGATTTACCGGCCTTTAAAGCAGAATCCGATGGATGCGCGGCGGGGGCGGATGCAGAAGTAGTCTGGGTAATCATTCGCTGAAAATCTTGGAAACGGAGCGCCAGCGAAGTGAAGATTTTTAGTCCCCGATAGCCGTAGCGCCGGGCGGGTTTTCGCAGCGAAGCGGAGAAAACCTGCAAGGCATCGCGACACGGCGTTAAGTCATGCGAGAGCCGATGTTTCGACCCCTGGTTGGGTCGGAACGAGGTGACGCGGACGAATCGGGGCGCCGAAGGCATAAGCGGTCGCGTAATTTTTGCCGATTTTTTCCAGCAGGATGCCCGAAAAAATCTTTCGGCAAAAATAGCGACTCCCCGGTGATGGTTAACGAATTTGATTTAGGCAGTGCTAAATGAAGACACACAGTTGAAATGAAAAGATATTTTTATTTTTTAATACGTGTTGACAACCTAAATGACGCAATGTTTTGCGTCATTTAGGTTGTCTAATTGTGGTTAGGTTTTTCGATGGAAACTCAGCAAATCGAAACAAGGCTCCAACATTTCTTTGATCAAATCGCGACGATTCAGCATTATCAAAGACTCTCGGAGAGGATTACCAAACAGACAATTCAAGACCTCTACGAAAAAGACAAACAGCTTGCGACACTCACCCCGGAACATAGAGAAGTTTTTGACTCTAGCCTTGATGTATTTAGCATCTACAGTCCATATACTGGAGAAAATCGACCGTATTCTGTAAAGAAGTCAACTATCAAGGACACAGCAAAACTAGTTCATCTTCACAAGAACAGGCAGTATCAATGGCTTCTGGTGGAAGCATATGAGTTATTCGAGGATTTCATTGTTTCAACATATGAGCTAATTCGGGAGGACAACCCTGAATTTAGGCTGAGCAAAGATAGTAACAAAGAATTATTGTCCAAAGACCTCAAGCGGAAAGTACATCTGATTCTCAGTCGATTTAGAGAGAAAATTGCAGGACTGAAAACAATTGAGCAGGATAATAAAATCCAGAAGAATCTGAGGCTCTATCTTAATATCATTGAAAAATTCAGGCACATTATTGTTCACAAAAACGGAAAGACATCTAATGTAGCGTTGGTAACGGATCAAATACTAAAAACATCTTGCCTGCTTAGTGATAAGGCAAGAGAGCCTGATGCAAGAGCGGTAATTAACGACTACTTTGGCGCTGAGGACTATGAGGGGGTGATAGTCTTGGTTGAAAAACCAGTCTTTAATTATGGCGGAATATCAATGCACATAAATAGACATGATGACCTTCTGAATATCATGCTCAGCTATGCCCTTGTGTTATCGCAGTGCTTGGTAAATCATTTTCACTCAAACAAAACCTAACATGGCGCTCAACCGGAGCGCGGTTATAATGCGGCTTTGTTTTTTCTGCTTTCCGGGCCGCGCCCGGTTAGCTCTACGTTAGGCGGCATGCCAATCACTATCCGGCCCGTTTCTGCCCAGGACGCGGACGACTTTGTCTCTGCCGCTAACCGCAGCCGTCGACTTCATCATCCCTGGGCTACTGCTCCCTGCGACGAGGCAGCCTTCACTCGCTACCTGGCTCGCTTTGACAATCTCAACCACTTTGGGTTTGTTGTCGTCCACAAAGGCACAGGTGAACTAGTAGGCGCCATCAACCTCACCAACGTCGTCTACGAGGCGTTTCGCAGCGGCTATCTGGGCTACTTCGCGTTCAGCGGATATGAGGGTCGTGGCCACATGAAGCGCGGACTGTCTCTGGTCGTCCAGCATGCCTTCCGTAGGCTTCGGCTGCACCGTTTGGAAGCCAACATTCAACCAGACAACTTGCCGTCAATTGCGCTGGTTCGCGCGTGCGGCTTCAGCAAAGAGGGCTACTCGCCGGCATACCTCAAGATCGAAGGCCGCTGGCGAGACCATGAACGCTGGGCACTCGTAAGGGGCCGCACAAATCCCGCCTGACTGATCGTTCAACCGAAGCGCCGACGCCAGGCCAACAGCACCGTAGGCTGGGATGAACAACGTGAATCCCAGTATAAAAGCCGTCAAGCTGGGTGTCGCTACCCATTAGTTTTCACAAACTTCAGGGTATTGGTAAATATGCTAACCGGCATTAATGCCGATCAATTTCCTTCGCTTGTGCCCCGCTATCAATGGCTTTATCAATCAACATCACGCTACCCCTTATCAAGGCGGCAAAGAGCAATATGGAAAAGACCAATCCCATCGGTAATATACCCAGCAAACCGGCGATAACAATGGTCAGCATAGCTATGCCGGTATTTCCTATCTTAGCGATCTTCATTTGGCCTCCCGGACCGTTTATCGGTCGAAACGAAATCTCGCATTCACTATATCGGCTTATTGAAATTCAACAATACACGCAAGCGGTAATTTATTGTTTTACTTAATAAAACAGTAACAATATTAAGTGTATTTGTGATTCACCCCTATTCGATGCAAACAGCCACCCGATTTTTAAATTAGGCGGCTTTGTCCAACAACTCCAGGCCTCTAAACACCGAACAACGCTTGAACACATCCAGTTCCGGCGCCAATTTCTTTTGCTGACAGAACTTAGCGACCAATTTGGTCAGGCCCTTGATGTCGCGGCCGGTGGCACCGGGAAAAATGGCCGCCAGTTCGTCGATCAACTCTTCCTTGACCGGCAGGCTAAATTGCTCGGTCATCACTCGCCAGATTTTGCATCGATCAGCGTGATCCGGGGCGTGATAGCGCAACATGGCGATACAACGGGAAATGATGGCTTCGTCTATGTCGTCCACTCGGTTGGTGGTCAAAAACAGCAGCCCGTTGAAATACTCCAGCACCCGCAAGAACACACCTACCACGGCATTAGAAGCCAGGTTGTCGGCGCGGCTTTTGATGTACACGTCGGCTTCGTCTATCAACATCACCGCGCCCCAGCGCTGGGCACGGATCAAAGTGTCCTTCAAGGTTTTTTCCATCTCGGCGACGTTTAAACCCAACTGCCCGGAATGCACCCGGTACAAAGGCCGCTTGATGATTTCCGAATACACCTCGGCGGTCAGCGTCTTGCCCACGCCGGCCGGTCCGGCGCAAAGCACCGTGGTACCGCCGGATTTGCCGGCGACGATATCGTCCATCAGCATGTCCATTTCCGCCGTCAGGATGTCGATCAAATCGGTTTGTTCCGGCGGCAGTATCAGCTTTTGTTTCAATTCCGGTTGATAAACATAAGGCTGGGTGTCATCGACATACACCCAGACGTGGTGATGCAATTCCAAATGAAACATCAGGATATAGCCATGCACCGGCATCTCCGTGAACATACCCTTGGGTACCTCGGCTTTGGCGGCTTCCATCGCGCTTTCGGTTTTACTGTCGTAACGCATGCTTTTGCCGGCTTTGCGTAGATAAGTGCCGAGAATGTCGCCGGACGCGTCCAGACTCAACGCCCGTTCGCTGAGGATATTTTCGTCGTTGACCAAGCGGCAGATCCCGCCACCGGAGGACATGACTACCGTATTCTTGCGCGTCCAGTCGCTGCTGCGATGGCTGGCGGTTGGATCCTCGGCGTATTCGCCGGTCCCCCAGCCGGAAAACTGCTCGCCATAGCGGGCCCGCCAATCGAAATACCGCGCGGTAGCCTCATCGTAACTGGCGATTAATTCCGGGGTTTCTTTTAAATAACCTTTGGTGGCAAAAATTTCCGGGATGGTTTTGTTAGCCAAATCTTTGCTCCGGATGATCAGGCTCTCAACCATGATTTTACCCTTGGTGTTGGCTTTCAATTCGATCAGGATCCGTCCGGCTTCCTCTTCTCCCGGTGGGGTGTAATCCAGGCGGGTGACCAGATAGGCCAAGGTTCTGCCGGACGGCTGCACATGAAACAGCCAACCACGCAGCCCGCCATCCAAAAAATAGTTGGCAATGGCCGGCAGCAGCATTTCCAGTTGATCGACGTTATAACGATGGCTGTCATCGGCCAGCGCCGCTTGCAAGGCTATCAATAGCGCCGCTTGCTGTTGTAAGGCTTCACCGTGTTGCAAGTAGATGTCGGCCAGACTGGCTAATTCGGCCTCACTGAGTAAATCGTAAGGCACTTGCGCCTTGGTGCCAAAACGCAATTGCTCATTGATGCTTTGCAAGCGCGGGTGATCGTTAAGCAGTTGTTCGAGATGACGTTTGTCGATGGTTAATTTCATAGCATCAATCCTGTGACGGTAAGGCTAAACAAAGTACTTCGGCTAAATGCAGGGGCTTGGCAAAGCCGCCATTGCCGATCTGCTGCTGACAAGAGAAACCATTGCTGACCAGCAGTGCGTCAGGTTCGGCGCGCAGCGCTGGAAATAAGGCCAACTCGGCCATGGCTTGGGCTTGGTCGTAATGCTCGGCTTCGACACCAAAATTGCCGGCCATGCCGCAGCAGGACGATTCGATCAGCTCGAATTTCAAATCCGGCAGTTGCTTGAGCAGTTTGCGAACCGACTTGATGGCGCCGACTGCTTTTTGGTGGCAGTGGCCGTGCAGCAGCAAACTATTGACGCCGGGGATGGCTTGAAACTCGATAGGCCAACGCTTTGCGGCTTGTTCGCGGACGATAAACTCTTCCAGTAACAAGACCTTTTCCGCCAGCTTTTGCGCCGGTTCGCCTAAACCCAGCTTTAAATATTCGTCGCGTAAACTCAGAATGCAGGATGGCTCCAGGCCAATGATCGTGCGCCCCGCAGCGACATGCTCGGCTAGCGCCGCCACCATGCGCTGCGCTTCGATGCGGGCCTTATCGATCAGACCGTTGGAAAAATAAGTGCGGCCGCAGCATATGGGCCGATCAGCTTCATCGCCAGCCAAGGGCGTAGCGATATGAACATGATAACCGGCGGTATTCAGCAGCTTTTTAGCGGCTTCGGCGGCGGCCGGATTGAAGTAATAATTGAAGGTATCGACCAGCAGCACAACCTGTTTCTCGACTAACTCCGGATGCAAACTTAATTCGGATTGGGCTGGCACCTGAAACGCTTGCGCGGCAGGTTCCGGCAAGCGGACTTTGGCGCTGATGCCCAGCCAGGCTTCGCCTAAACGCGCCAGCAGCGGCATGCGATTGCGCCATTGAATTAAGGGCCGGAGCGCGCGCCAACGCAGTATTTTCGGTAACTCCGCCCACAAGCGCCGCCGTAGCGTCAAGCCATTGCGCTGCACTTGCTGCGCCAGAAACTCGGCCTTGATCAAGGCCATGTCCACTTCGTTCTCGCACTCGCGCTTGCAGCCTTTGCAACTGATGCACAAGGCCATGGTTTCGGCGAGTTCCGGATTGAAAAAGGCGGCGTCATTATCGGCGTTCAAAGCCGCCTTCAACGCCCTTACTCGCCCCCCCGGCGATAAACCGGGATTTTGCGTCACCCTAAAACTGGGGCACATCACCCCTTTAGCATCCCGTTCGCATTGCTTGCTGCCGATGCACACTGCCACGGCCTTGGCGAAATCGGCACCGTGTTTAGGAATATCGGCATAGGCGTCGCCCATCCCGGCGTTTTCATAAGACGA of the Methylomonas sp. MK1 genome contains:
- a CDS encoding RnfH family protein; translation: MAVEVAYATPDQQLLIPVSLAANSTVEQAIEASGILREFPEIDLSQQKVGIFGQVCGLDKSLSAEDRVEIYRPLKQNPMDARRGRMQK
- a CDS encoding (Fe-S)-binding protein encodes the protein MKLFLDWSSYENAGMGDAYADIPKHGADFAKAVAVCIGSKQCERDAKGVMCPSFRVTQNPGLSPGGRVRALKAALNADNDAAFFNPELAETMALCISCKGCKRECENEVDMALIKAEFLAQQVQRNGLTLRRRLWAELPKILRWRALRPLIQWRNRMPLLARLGEAWLGISAKVRLPEPAAQAFQVPAQSELSLHPELVEKQVVLLVDTFNYYFNPAAAEAAKKLLNTAGYHVHIATPLAGDEADRPICCGRTYFSNGLIDKARIEAQRMVAALAEHVAAGRTIIGLEPSCILSLRDEYLKLGLGEPAQKLAEKVLLLEEFIVREQAAKRWPIEFQAIPGVNSLLLHGHCHQKAVGAIKSVRKLLKQLPDLKFELIESSCCGMAGNFGVEAEHYDQAQAMAELALFPALRAEPDALLVSNGFSCQQQIGNGGFAKPLHLAEVLCLALPSQD
- a CDS encoding AAA family ATPase, producing MKLTIDKRHLEQLLNDHPRLQSINEQLRFGTKAQVPYDLLSEAELASLADIYLQHGEALQQQAALLIALQAALADDSHRYNVDQLEMLLPAIANYFLDGGLRGWLFHVQPSGRTLAYLVTRLDYTPPGEEEAGRILIELKANTKGKIMVESLIIRSKDLANKTIPEIFATKGYLKETPELIASYDEATARYFDWRARYGEQFSGWGTGEYAEDPTASHRSSDWTRKNTVVMSSGGGICRLVNDENILSERALSLDASGDILGTYLRKAGKSMRYDSKTESAMEAAKAEVPKGMFTEMPVHGYILMFHLELHHHVWVYVDDTQPYVYQPELKQKLILPPEQTDLIDILTAEMDMLMDDIVAGKSGGTTVLCAGPAGVGKTLTAEVYSEIIKRPLYRVHSGQLGLNVAEMEKTLKDTLIRAQRWGAVMLIDEADVYIKSRADNLASNAVVGVFLRVLEYFNGLLFLTTNRVDDIDEAIISRCIAMLRYHAPDHADRCKIWRVMTEQFSLPVKEELIDELAAIFPGATGRDIKGLTKLVAKFCQQKKLAPELDVFKRCSVFRGLELLDKAA
- a CDS encoding type II toxin-antitoxin system RatA family toxin, which produces MITVVQKSALVKFSAKQMFDLVDDIESYPKFLPWCSGSKILKREGNIVEGQIDIAKAGFHKSFTTRNKVDQGGRIQISLLDGPFSSLEGFWSFMPLREDASKISLDLEFEISGMLANLAFGPVFNQICNTMVTSFTQRAKALYGG
- a CDS encoding GNAT family N-acetyltransferase; protein product: MPITIRPVSAQDADDFVSAANRSRRLHHPWATAPCDEAAFTRYLARFDNLNHFGFVVVHKGTGELVGAINLTNVVYEAFRSGYLGYFAFSGYEGRGHMKRGLSLVVQHAFRRLRLHRLEANIQPDNLPSIALVRACGFSKEGYSPAYLKIEGRWRDHERWALVRGRTNPA
- the smpB gene encoding SsrA-binding protein SmpB, with translation MAAKKSKKDNKATDNTIAVNRQASHEYTIDETFEAGLVLEGWEVKSLRDGRIQLKESYVEIRRGEAWLSGAHVSALLSASTHVNPDAVRKKKLLLHRRELNKLIGSVERKGYTLIPLSMYWIKGRAKLKIGLAKGKKLHDKRAASKDKDWQRDRARIMKHG
- a CDS encoding sodium-dependent transporter; this encodes MTDKTPSIHGEWSSRFAFILAATGSAVGLGNIWKFPYITGQNGGGAFVIVYLICVAAIGIPIMIAEIMMGRRGRQSPINTMQTLAEEAKVDPRWGYLGWMGMIAGFLILAYYSVIAGWSMAYIFKAFFGGFFGTDAGEVKEMFANLMASPIQQIFWHTVFMFITMQVVMRGVKGGLEKAVRFLMPALFVILIILVAYAMASGSYAQGIHFLFSPDFSKINADAVLTAMGHAFFTLSLGMGAIMVYGSYLPSHVSIAKTTFFIAGADTAVALLAGIAIFPLVFANQLEVATGPGLIFQTLPLAFGHMSGGWLFGVLFFVLLFFAALTSSISLIEPAVAWLVENKNIARQKACVWAGTACWGLGVAVVFSFNIWSGFKIFDKNLFELLDYLTANLMLPLGGLCIAVFAGWMMKQAHAEQELELPTQGFQAWQFLIKYVAPAAVFIVFLHVLGVL